The stretch of DNA agttatggttatttaaaaagtacataccactaccaacacaatgttatgggtgagcgggCTGACTGgagcaagatggccgccatgtgtgggcgttcgactccgttggatGAGACATccagcctttatatatatctatggttgcactgccactgcaaagccagtaggggtgtagaggggcgaaACAGGCCCAAGATGAGGAGATTAAACCGCTTGGTATGTGAGGCTCACTAAGGGTTTTCAGTGATTTGTTTGTTACACCAGTGGAGAGCATCACTCCAGCTTCACCCTGCAGACCTACTACTGATGACGAGCACGTTCCTTTCTTAACGGTACTTTCATGCTTTATCTAAATTGTAGGCTTCATTGTACTAATAAATAGAGAGGGGGCGGTTACATCTCAATCTGAAGGCCTGTGTGATTTTTGCAAGTTTAGAGTAGAGTCGTTCAGTGTCcacatgcagacagaaatgTCTTTTCAGATGCCAGGTTGGGCTCAGCGTACCCGTCAGTCTTATTAATTATTAAAGTAACGAGTAAGAGGTGGTTGGGATATCAGGCTTAGCCAATAGGATTGGGTTTGAAAGCTGTCAGTGTGCTAACCATCCCAGTGTGCTTCAGGAGTCCCAGATGATGGAACGCATTCGGCGAGAGCGCTTCACGCAGGACGAGTTCGGCGTTTCAATGTCTTTTTACTTGTCAGAGTAGAATCTCTTGTTCATAGGGCACATGAGCAGTCTCTCTAAGCAGTCAGGGTGAAAGAAAAAGTGGGTTGGGCTGGTCTAAGGGGTTTCAACTACAGTAGAgaagcaataataaaataaaaagccaTTCCAAAATTGTTTGTAGTTTCAGTAGCCTAGTTAACTACacaaaaaatggcaaaaaaaaccGACTTTTAAGTGCAAATCAGtatgcaaatatgaatgtagCTGAACTATCGGCAAGCTCCTGCAAAATGTAGTTATTAGTTCAATTCCATGTAGTTCACTGCTCCCCTGCACTACCATTAAAAAAGGGAAACTATATATAAAAGCCAGAGAAGAGACAAAAAATCACAAGCAGTGAAGAGTTTTATTGGATTCccacacaacagaacactttTACAAGCATCTTTCAGCACATTCGTCTTCTAGTGcattcatctttctttcttctttctcatttctccttctctcacaccatCCAATCAATCTCTCTCCAGTGAGAGTAAATCGCGCTTAGCCCCTCTTTGCTTCTAGCATTCACACATGTATCCAGAGATGTCGTTGTCCCAGTCGCGGAGTATCCCCAGCCCCTGCCCCACGTCCTTCAGGCGGTGCTGGATGCCAGCGCTGAACTTGCGCTTGACGCCCTGCTTCCTGAAGCGGGACCAGACGGTGAGGGAGCAGAACCGGCTCACGACGAGCGCTGAGACGCGGTTGTTCCAAAGCAAGCTGATAGTGGGTATATCGTCGCCGGAGTAGGAATCGAGGCTGTCGCCTACGCAGCTCTGCGCGTAGATGACGGTGCTGCGCGAGAACATGCGGGCGCAGACCTTGCCGCCGTTGACGTCCGTCAAGGTGGCAGGGTCAGGGCACAGAGCGTTAAGCCCgtcccagcacagagcagtgcaCAGGAGCACAGCGATGAGAGTCTTCATCTCGTTTGTCTTTTTCCTTCCTCTGCCTGAAGTCTCTGAGAGTCTCTCCGAGTAGCCCTGCTTTTAAATACCTGGCctcgtacacacaaacacacacaatacagattcacacacacctcctgggAACCGCTGTGAAGGAACACAGGTGGTTTCTGTGAAGGTGCGTAGAGTATATATTTAACAGAATTGCCACATTAAACAAATAACCAGACATTCAGCACAAGTCCTCATTCCACTACAGTCAATATTCAAACGATAACGAATAGCAACTGGCAAGGGAGTAAAACTGAGGTGAGGTGGTGAATGGTAGGAATACAGAAGCCACTGATCTCTGACGAGATTTCAGATTGACATCAAGACGCAGTGCTATCTTTGTAACTCCACACCGTCTTAGATTTTAAAGTTTGCAAAAAGCAGGAGCTATTTTGCAAGGGAATGTCGCTCTCAATCATATCTTTAGCATGTCACAGTCTTACAGACAACATTTAGGTGTTTTCAGTGAATGACCTGCATGGTGATACTGGTACAAACCAACTATAATCGTGCTTTAACACTATGGAgattgttagatttaggtgaatTTCATATATCAGACCATAACTCCACACACCAGACTACATCTCAAATAGGCCCACATTcttagtttgcatagcaccaggcCAGAGCCATCAGGCTTGGCTGTTGACCTTTTCTCTATGTTGAGGGCCATCACACATGGTTTCtgacttttgtgtgtcttggagcaaGAGCTATTAGATTCtgattgttggcttttgtctaaAGCCACGACAAGATGGTTGAAGCCAAACATATAAGCATCTATATGGCTCTACCTGGCCATAGCCCTTGGTCAAAGCtacacacccacccctcccctaacattttgtcttgtttcatatgttaattctacactataaatgtatgtacatttctgtaatgcCAATAGAAGACTGTCCTCGTAACAAAGGACCTTTCCTCACAGAAGAAGACTCTGCCTCGTGGCATGCGACCGTGCTCTACCGAGGTAACCATGGCTAGTGTCTGAATAAACGCATTATTTATTACGCTAAGCCATCTTCCACAAGTCTCTTACTCCGTCTCTTACTTGAACAAGTTTGGGCCTCAGCGATTTAATCAGGGAATTTCGCCGAAGTACAACAGACTCTTTCAGGATTAACAGCCGATTCCAGGTGGATATCTCCACAGCTCCATAGCTATCTGTATTTCCTTCAGTTTTAACAAGACCATTTGCTGACAGATAGAAATGTTACACACATTCCCCGTTGCCGATGCACTGCTATCAAACAGTCTTGAGCAGTCCAGTTGCAACTTTCATTGAGGTTGCTGTGCTCAGTGTATGGAACAGGTGAAGTGTGAACCACATACATTTAAACTAGCAAattcagtccagtccagtatgTTTACTTTTTCATGTGACTTTGAATACCACCCTAAGTCAAATTTGTTAGCATTCATTCCCTGGATTTAAAAATAACCATTATTCTACTGATAAAAGCAATATTTATGATGTTTTCCTATGTACGTATGGTGGGTCTACTGTTAGCAGGCAAAAGGTCTGGCATTCTGTGTACATAAATGAACCCAGGTGGCGTGTTCTCAAGTGCCACTGTGTTCAAGGTTATTGAGTGAATAATGGATAAAAGGGATTGTAATCTGGAGTTAATGTTTCAATTAGTGTTAATAATTCATTCTTATTTGAAGACATACCACGACCtatcattgggcctcattctcgaaccaGTGTCttcttaaagtaacagtatgtagcaattgtactttagggttaggattagcaattttaccttaaaataacagtttaaaaaaattggggggctacaatgacgtttaatatgaaGAATGGCCTTTGTGCCATTACCATACCAGGGTCCATAGGCATATTACTTGGCTATGTAATTTTCTGGAAGCCGCCCGGgtactactctctgccggactagtaagtagcttatttgccgtcttgctttgtcttgtgttgcacttgcttggtgtttgactgtgtaggaaagttgttgactcactagtttgtcatagtgtcaaaggaagcgaatttcaacaggtttcgctaggtttagccactagcatctcgttagggattagcaattcctccgttgtgctgctttaaatatcttcttacggatttcgaaagaccaacctaagaaaagatatccgccggattcatgaacacCTGGAAATATGTTCTAAAACCGccaaagtgtccgtagctgtgcactgattcttaaattgaacgcgcgttCTGGTGCACCTGAATTTTCATACAGAAACTCACCGGCAGCTTATGagggcatgcaactgaagagacgtgtgcacaatccacgGGCAACGCGAAaacaacttcagactgatcaaaatcatgtaaAAGCGGAAAtcgagcaccggtcgagtaaacacacaccaaactttaCCGGtgtagaggtggaggtactgttgcagaatcaaagtcaaagtcaaagtagctttattgtcaattactttgcatgttaagacatacaaaggaaacgaaaaaacgtttcccactctcccaagGTGAAATATATAAAGTGCAcatgcacaacaacagataagacaagacatatagatatacatatagatatagttataaacatacagatacatgtacagcagcataagtttactttaaagtgaggttatggtagtgcaaaaaaaggcagcaaaaagacatcctgtgagatgtatttgttacattggcagtgcaagtataacagtaagtggtaaagtaaagtgcaagggacagttttgttgcagagtcctgagtgatttttaggggggggggactgacggatatggctggggggagtgaggggagagaatttagcctcctgacagcttggtgtatgaagctatttctgagtctggtggtgcggcaacggaggctcctataccttcttccagagggtaggaggctgaacagactgtgtgcggggtggctggtgtcactcgcaatcgaggtagctttccgggtgaggcgggtggtgtatatgtcttgcagggaagggagtgggagtggggcaccaatgatcttaccagctgtgttcactatgcgctgcagtgctttcctgaatgtagatgtgtccatttctattccactatggctatatacTCTACTAGCAGCCCATAgattgagtatgaagtatgagcggcatgacttttctcaacggtttctggctaatttgaccatgaggaacaaaactagggtgctgtcatttactgtaacccgagcgaacatcgagattttgccacgcccttctAGGGCGCGTCCAGCGCATCtttatctcagcttctgaaggtcatagacacttgaatttggtctcaaaatgaccggaataggCATGTTTATAgatgcactatgaaggtttctaagcaCTAAAACCTTTACTTGTTGAGATATTAAAGACATTCAAGATTTGAAGCTTTTTGCGCCCCACGCGAatatcccccccaaaaaaatcttGAATATCCCAAAAGTACCCAATTCCCCTCTCATAAGTAAGGACCTGAGGTCTTCCGGCAGGTAGTCTATGAAAGGGGACCagattttcaaaaacaaaccctCTTTTCCTTTTATAATAGCCACCAATTTTTCATGTGGGAGAATGTTAAAGATCTCTCTGTACCATGATGTAATAGTTGGTGGGCACTCTTTAATCCAGTGAAGTAAGATGCATTTTCAGGCAGTTAAGAGGAGCTTCTCAAGGAGTGTGTATCTTGGAAAGGGGAGATGTAGCACCTTAGAGGGGAGACCAACCAGGAAGACACTTGGATCTCTCTTAATCTCAACTTCAAGGACCTCACTGATTACTTTGTCCATATTCTGAGGTTTGTTGCAGTGTTGATCATCGTTGCCAGCTAGTTACGGTGGGGGAAAGTACACGCTTGTATGGCCATGCGCACTGTGTCGTAGACGGAACGCTGCCTACCTGTGATGGGTGTTGGCCTAATAATAGCATGTGAGCGCTGACGTGTTAGTGAAACACTGTGTAAGCAGGTGGTTTGCGTGAAAGACAATGTGGGGGCGGGGTCCAGCCCGCCCGCCGGTTTAGACGTTGCGACACACCTGTGTTGCATTAATCAATTGGTAACGGGAATATAATGGGTTTGCTTGTGTAGAAACGGTAGGTCAGGGACAGGAGATACTGCTGAGCTCCAAGCCGAGGGCTGCcgtgccaggacgtgggtgagtgCTGTATACCCGTCGCATTACTAATATCCTATGAGATTGATACTAAGTGCGTTGGCTTAGATAGCTGACCGTTGCGTGTTGCGATCACTGGTCTGTGTACCTCCGATATACCCCACGTCCGGAGGTCGCGGCGAGGAGGCCAGCGTATCAGGTAGTATTCTGTTGCCATTCATGTCTTGTTGTTTTCCGGGGAATTGTGTTCCCCGGCGGGTTTCTTTATGTATGtcagtgcgtgtgcatgtgtgagcaggAAGAGCAAGCTCATATTCTGGGCAAAGCGCCGTGTCTGTACAGAGGAATAGGAGGGGATATACTTTGCCTTGGCTTGCTGTGCTTATGGGTTGCTGTGGATGCCTTCTGGCTCTTGATGTGTATTTTATCACTGACATTATGATTGGGATGAATTTAACTTGTTTTATCTGATTGTACTTTGCCCATCTGAAACACTGATGAATTTGCTGTGTATTTATTGCTAATTTATATATCCATCTGTTCCTGTGTATAGGCCTATATCCTTCAtgctatttatctatttattaatcaGCACTTTGCACTTTACATCGATGTGATGCTTGTTTTggccactgctctctctccaagATGCTTTTAGAAAGTATAATataaagacaaataaaagtCCTTGCTTTTCCCTACACACTGTCTGCGTTTGACTTGATTCAGTGCACAGGTAATGCTGTCCAAATAAGGtaacctgcagggggcagcaatTAGGCTGGTAGTTAGCCCCTTTACAACTGCTATCGATATACATATATAGACTGTATTAATCAATATCGATGTAAATAGCAGTCGATCTCAGACGCCCACCAGAATCATGTTTGACCTGTCTGAATTTGTGATTGTAGGCATGTATTACATAGAATGTAATGCATAGCCAACATGTAGGACAGGGAATGCTACTTCATGCTACTCTGTAGTGCTTCACAGAAAGCCTGCACTAGACAGAGGACATTCTGAAGACATTGTCAAAGCTTGTttacagtcagtcagtgtggttAAATCAGTTGTCTGGGGAGTGTTTTGGTTCTTTCCAatacctcactgtgtgtgtgtgtgtgtgtgtgtgtgtgtgtgtgtgtgtgtttttcccttttCAGCATGTGGAGGGCAATGCTGAATCTGACCTCATTGAGTCTAACTGCAATGGGGGATACGCCATACCTGCTCAGGTGCCTCTGGGCCGTGTGGTTGAATCCTGGGAGACACCAGAGGCCGGTGTTACAATTAAAACTGAAGATGCCCAAGATGAGGAGATTAAATTGCTTGGTATGTTAGGCTCACTAAGGGTTTTCAGTGATTTGTTTATTACACCCATTATAATGCACTCCAAGTCGTCCCTTGCAACACCGTCCAGGTCTTCATGGCCATATTCATGTAACATTTTACTGGAAGGAGCTTGTGAATATAAGGTTCCTGGCATTTTCCATTCTGATAAGTTTTTCCAAACTCCTAACCTTCCGAACTCCTAACTTTTAACTCTGGTGGCGTCTGTGTGATTGTTGTGGTTTAAGTAAGCCACGCATAAATCTTGCAAAATGGTTTGTGCCATCAGGTACTATGCACAAAACATACAGGTATTTCTGTATTCGTCTGTTAGATCAAATGTGCTGTATTTTCATGTGGTGTCTTCTGTCATGTTGGTGATGTTGGAAACCCTAATAATCCCTCACCAGTGGAGAGTTTCACTCCAGCTTCACCCTGCAGACCTACTACTGATGAAGAACACGTTCCTTTCTT from Clupea harengus chromosome 8, Ch_v2.0.2, whole genome shotgun sequence encodes:
- the LOC116221359 gene encoding syncollin-like, producing the protein MKTLIAVLLCTALCWDGLNALCPDPATLTDVNGGKVCARMFSRSTVIYAQSCVGDSLDSYSGDDIPTISLLWNNRVSALVVSRFCSLTVWSRFRKQGVKRKFSAGIQHRLKDVGQGLGILRDWDNDISGYMCEC